Proteins from one Staphylococcus saprophyticus subsp. saprophyticus ATCC 15305 = NCTC 7292 genomic window:
- the pheS gene encoding phenylalanine--tRNA ligase subunit alpha, which produces MAQTEAMAEIKQQALVDINEAQNEKALQDVKVKYLGKKGSVTGLMKHMKDLPNEEKPAYGQQVNEVRQTIEKEIQARHELLGNEQLEQQLKEEKIDVTLPSRKIAIGAKHPLTRTIEEIEDLFLGLGYEIVDGFEVEQDYYNFEALNLPKSHPARDMQDSFYITDEILMRTHTSPVQARTMEKRNGEGPVKILCPGKVYRRDSDDATHSHQFTQIEGLVVDENIKMSDLKGTLELLAKQLFGEDREIRLRPSYFPFTEPSVEVDVSCFKCKGEGCNVCKHTGWIEILGAGMVHPNVLEMAGFDSNKYTGFAFGMGPDRIAMLKYGIEDIRHFYTNDVRFLSQFKAVEDRGEK; this is translated from the coding sequence ATGGCACAAACAGAAGCTATGGCTGAAATCAAGCAGCAGGCATTAGTCGATATTAATGAAGCTCAAAATGAAAAAGCGTTACAGGATGTAAAGGTTAAGTATTTAGGAAAAAAAGGTTCAGTTACTGGATTGATGAAACATATGAAAGATTTACCGAATGAAGAGAAACCTGCATATGGTCAACAAGTAAATGAAGTTAGACAAACGATTGAAAAGGAAATTCAAGCACGTCATGAATTACTGGGTAATGAGCAGTTAGAGCAACAATTGAAAGAAGAAAAAATAGATGTAACATTACCAAGTCGTAAAATTGCGATTGGTGCTAAACATCCGCTCACAAGAACCATCGAAGAAATTGAAGATTTATTTTTAGGTTTAGGTTATGAAATTGTTGATGGTTTTGAAGTTGAACAAGATTATTATAACTTTGAAGCGTTAAACTTACCAAAATCACATCCTGCCAGAGATATGCAAGATAGTTTTTATATAACGGATGAAATTTTAATGCGTACACACACATCTCCAGTACAGGCTAGAACAATGGAAAAACGCAATGGTGAAGGCCCAGTTAAAATTTTGTGTCCTGGTAAGGTTTATCGTCGTGATTCTGATGATGCGACACATAGTCACCAATTCACTCAAATTGAAGGGTTAGTTGTTGATGAAAATATTAAAATGAGCGATTTGAAAGGTACTTTAGAATTATTAGCTAAACAACTATTTGGTGAAGATAGAGAAATACGTTTACGACCTAGCTATTTCCCATTTACAGAACCTTCTGTTGAAGTTGATGTATCTTGTTTCAAATGTAAAGGTGAAGGTTGTAACGTATGTAAGCATACGGGTTGGATAGAAATATTAGGTGCTGGTATGGTTCATCCTAACGTTCTTGAAATGGCAGGCTTTGATTCAAATAAATATACTGGTTTCGCTTTTGGTATGGGACCAGATCGAATCGCTATGTTGAAATATGGTATTGAAGATATACGTCATTTCTATACAAATGATGTACGTTTCTTAAGTCAATTTAAAGCAGTAGAAGACAGAGGTGAAAAATAA
- the polX gene encoding DNA polymerase/3'-5' exonuclease PolX, giving the protein MTKKDIIQLLEKIATYMELKGENTFKVSAYRKAAQSLEMDERTLDEIEDVTELKGIGKGVGEVIDEYRQSGQSSALEALQKEVPEGLIPLLKIQGLGSKKIAKLYKELNIDSKEALQVACEQGKVSELSGFAKKTEQNILEAVKALGAKKEKYPIDQIRGLNSEINDYLATVKDIDKYEVAGSYRRYKEMSKDLDYIISTDHPTSVQQSLLKMPNIVKQVAVGQTKVSLELAYDDETIGVDFRLIEPAAFYHTLQHFTGSKDHNIRIRQLAKEQDEKVSEYGIEQNNGEIIQYQSEKEIYEHFGVNWIEPALREDGSEFDKNLDNIIKLTDIHGDIHMHTTYSDGAFSIEDMVKANIEKGYEFMVITDHSQSLKVANGLSVERLLRQNEEIKALNEKYKEIDIYSGIEMDILPDGQLDYDDEILAKLDYVIAAIHQSFNQSQEEIMRRLENACRNPYVRHIAHPTGRIIGKRPGYEPDIDKLCQLVEETNTILEINANPKRLDLNADTVKKHPNIQLTINTDAHHVEHLEFMKYGVATAQKGFVTKDRVINTMSREEFKSFVENNIKLKK; this is encoded by the coding sequence ATGACAAAAAAAGATATTATTCAATTACTAGAAAAAATAGCGACTTATATGGAATTAAAAGGTGAAAATACGTTTAAAGTATCTGCATATAGAAAAGCTGCACAAAGTCTTGAAATGGACGAACGTACGTTAGATGAAATTGAAGATGTGACTGAATTAAAAGGGATTGGTAAAGGTGTAGGAGAAGTGATTGATGAATATCGTCAGTCAGGCCAATCAAGTGCATTAGAAGCATTGCAAAAAGAAGTTCCTGAGGGACTTATTCCTTTATTAAAAATACAAGGTCTTGGAAGTAAAAAAATTGCAAAGCTATATAAAGAATTAAATATTGATAGTAAAGAAGCACTGCAAGTTGCTTGTGAACAAGGAAAAGTTAGTGAGTTAAGTGGCTTTGCTAAAAAGACAGAACAGAATATCCTTGAAGCTGTAAAAGCTTTAGGCGCTAAGAAAGAAAAATATCCAATCGATCAAATACGTGGTTTAAATAGTGAAATTAATGACTATTTAGCTACAGTCAAGGATATAGACAAATACGAAGTCGCTGGTAGTTATAGAAGATATAAAGAAATGAGTAAAGATTTAGATTATATTATTAGCACAGATCATCCTACTTCAGTTCAACAGTCATTATTAAAAATGCCTAACATTGTTAAGCAAGTAGCAGTAGGTCAAACTAAGGTATCACTTGAATTAGCTTATGATGATGAAACGATAGGTGTTGATTTTAGGTTAATTGAACCTGCAGCTTTCTATCATACGTTACAACATTTTACAGGTTCAAAAGATCATAATATTAGAATACGACAATTGGCTAAAGAACAAGACGAAAAGGTAAGCGAATATGGTATTGAACAAAATAATGGGGAAATCATTCAATATCAAAGCGAAAAAGAAATATATGAACATTTTGGAGTGAATTGGATAGAACCTGCATTGAGAGAGGACGGAAGTGAATTTGATAAAAACTTAGATAATATTATCAAACTAACAGATATTCATGGTGATATCCATATGCATACGACATATAGCGATGGTGCATTTAGTATTGAAGATATGGTAAAAGCGAACATTGAGAAAGGTTATGAATTTATGGTGATTACTGACCATTCTCAAAGTTTGAAAGTTGCGAACGGCTTATCAGTCGAACGTTTATTGCGTCAAAATGAAGAAATTAAAGCACTAAATGAAAAATATAAGGAAATTGATATATACTCAGGTATAGAAATGGATATCTTACCTGATGGTCAATTAGACTATGATGATGAGATATTAGCGAAGTTAGATTATGTCATTGCTGCGATACACCAAAGTTTTAATCAGTCGCAAGAAGAAATCATGCGCAGATTGGAAAATGCTTGCCGTAACCCTTATGTACGCCATATTGCACATCCAACAGGTCGCATTATAGGTAAACGTCCTGGCTATGAACCAGACATAGATAAATTATGTCAACTTGTAGAAGAAACTAATACCATTTTAGAAATTAATGCAAATCCAAAACGTTTAGATTTAAATGCAGATACAGTTAAAAAACATCCAAATATACAGCTAACTATCAATACTGACGCACATCATGTCGAACATTTAGAATTTATGAAATATGGTGTTGCAACGGCACAAAAAGGATTTGTTACAAAAGATAGAGTGATTAATACAATGTCTCGAGAAGAATTTAAATCATTCGTTGAGAATAATATTAAACTGAAGAAATAG
- the zapA gene encoding cell division protein ZapA, producing the protein MGEFKNRINVTINDQHYTIVGEDNPEHIRYVAHLVDERLKMLASKSAGLDTTRKAILTAVNIMHEKVQLEEENLRLQQEIKQLKNSEDK; encoded by the coding sequence ATGGGCGAGTTTAAAAATCGGATTAACGTAACTATAAATGATCAACATTATACTATTGTCGGTGAGGACAATCCCGAGCATATCCGTTACGTTGCGCATTTAGTAGACGAAAGACTCAAAATGTTAGCTAGTAAAAGTGCTGGATTAGATACGACGAGAAAGGCGATACTTACAGCTGTCAATATTATGCATGAAAAAGTTCAATTAGAAGAAGAAAACCTTCGTCTGCAACAAGAAATAAAACAATTGAAAAATAGTGAAGACAAATGA
- a CDS encoding nucleotidyltransferase has translation MKSVALVTEYNPFHNGHLYHAQQSKSITNSDISIAIMSGNFVMRGQPAIYNKFTRAKMALRAVDLVVELPAYASVSAGQYFAKTAVQIADYLNVSHLSFGSESGNMDDFLSLAQSIDKIEQSPLFLEKLKEGKSYPRILSELITDNDLLSSPNNTLGLSYVRAIQTYAPSIQPWTISRFQSAHHDNEISHQTFASGTSIRQSLMNQTDLWKDVVPCEIHKHYERPHISIEDTFNYLKYAILSQDATSLAQIYTMSEGIENRILQTIEQATSFEHLMTLLKTKRYTYTHIQRLLMNILLNFKKHDEPASINAVRILGMSERGQQYLKQIKKSFPERNFVTQVNKQNANLFTNEIHATKIYNLISGQTANDFNTPVIRI, from the coding sequence ATGAAAAGCGTTGCACTAGTCACTGAATATAATCCCTTCCACAATGGTCACTTATACCATGCCCAACAATCAAAGTCAATAACCAACTCTGACATTTCCATAGCAATCATGAGTGGAAACTTTGTGATGAGAGGCCAACCCGCAATTTACAATAAATTCACTCGTGCAAAAATGGCATTGCGTGCCGTCGACCTTGTCGTAGAGCTTCCAGCTTATGCATCAGTGTCTGCAGGTCAATATTTCGCAAAAACAGCTGTGCAGATAGCAGATTATTTAAATGTTTCTCATTTATCATTTGGAAGCGAATCGGGTAATATGGATGATTTTCTATCATTGGCACAGTCTATTGATAAAATTGAGCAATCACCTCTATTTTTAGAAAAATTAAAAGAAGGCAAAAGCTACCCAAGAATCTTAAGCGAACTGATTACTGATAATGACTTGCTATCATCGCCCAACAATACATTAGGCCTTTCTTATGTGAGAGCAATCCAAACATACGCACCATCAATACAACCATGGACGATTTCCCGATTTCAGTCTGCCCATCACGATAATGAAATCTCTCACCAAACATTTGCAAGCGGCACTTCTATTCGTCAATCATTAATGAATCAAACGGATCTTTGGAAAGATGTCGTACCATGTGAGATACATAAGCACTATGAACGACCTCATATCTCTATTGAGGATACATTCAATTATTTAAAATATGCAATTTTAAGCCAAGATGCCACATCATTAGCACAGATTTATACCATGAGTGAAGGCATTGAAAATCGCATACTTCAAACTATTGAACAAGCGACAAGTTTTGAACATTTAATGACGCTATTAAAAACGAAACGTTATACCTATACGCACATTCAGCGTTTACTTATGAATATACTTTTAAATTTTAAAAAACATGATGAGCCTGCCTCAATTAACGCTGTGCGTATCCTAGGCATGTCTGAACGTGGACAACAGTATTTAAAACAAATTAAAAAATCGTTTCCAGAAAGAAACTTTGTGACGCAAGTCAATAAACAAAACGCAAATTTATTTACTAATGAGATACATGCTACTAAAATTTACAACCTTATTTCAGGTCAAACTGCAAACGACTTTAATACACCGGTGATACGGATTTGA
- the rnhC gene encoding ribonuclease HIII has translation MTNIVHKLTNSDIQQLMSKIPFETSQLSQGMKAKTKYKGTSISIYNSNKVMFQGKDAERIAAQLLPNVTKSQPSSKKASTTKQTISYNQFQCIGSDEAGSGDYFGPLTVCAAYVSHKNVQILKALGVDDSKKLTDTKIVELAEQLVTFIPHSLLVMNNEKYNEKQKAGWSQVKMKAVLHNEAIKNVTQKIDTTELDYIVIDQFAEAGVYKRYALSDLPFSNKTKFETKGESKSIAIAAASIISRYAFVKHMDRLTQSVKTDIPKGASNKVDLTAAKIIERKGIAYLDSISKKHFANRKKAENLVQKKYND, from the coding sequence ATGACAAATATTGTACATAAATTAACCAATTCAGATATACAGCAATTAATGTCAAAAATACCCTTTGAAACATCACAGCTATCCCAAGGTATGAAAGCAAAAACAAAATACAAGGGAACTTCTATTTCAATATATAATTCAAACAAAGTGATGTTTCAAGGCAAGGATGCAGAACGTATCGCTGCACAGTTGTTGCCTAATGTTACTAAATCACAACCATCCAGTAAGAAAGCTTCAACAACCAAACAAACGATTTCATATAACCAATTTCAATGTATTGGTAGTGATGAGGCAGGAAGTGGCGATTATTTCGGACCATTGACCGTATGTGCTGCCTATGTCTCACATAAAAATGTACAAATCTTGAAAGCGCTAGGAGTCGATGATTCGAAGAAATTAACAGATACAAAAATTGTTGAACTAGCCGAACAGCTCGTTACCTTTATCCCCCACTCATTATTGGTCATGAATAATGAGAAATATAATGAAAAGCAAAAGGCAGGTTGGTCTCAAGTTAAGATGAAGGCTGTATTGCATAATGAAGCGATCAAAAATGTCACTCAAAAAATTGATACCACTGAATTAGATTATATCGTTATTGACCAATTTGCCGAAGCAGGTGTTTATAAACGTTATGCCTTAAGTGACTTACCATTCAGTAATAAAACGAAATTTGAGACTAAAGGTGAATCAAAATCCATTGCAATTGCAGCTGCAAGTATTATTTCAAGGTATGCATTCGTTAAACATATGGATCGTTTAACTCAATCAGTTAAAACAGACATTCCTAAAGGAGCGAGTAATAAAGTAGATTTAACTGCAGCTAAAATAATTGAACGCAAAGGCATAGCTTACCTTGATTCTATTTCCAAGAAACATTTTGCCAATCGTAAAAAAGCTGAAAATTTAGTTCAAAAAAAATATAATGATTAA
- the pheT gene encoding phenylalanine--tRNA ligase subunit beta, whose product MFISKEWLESYVEINEQVNVLAERITRTGIEVDDIIDYTKEIKNLVVGYVQSIAAHPDADKLNICQVDIGEAEPVQIVCGAPNVDAGQTVIVASVGGRLPGGVKIKRAKLRGEHSEGMICSLQEVGVPSNLVPKQFEDGIFVFSTEVKPGTDALDALYLNDQVMEFDLTPNRADALSMIGTAYETAALYNVPMTKPETQSTETSDQTNDEISVNIQNEDKVPYYSARVVKNVTIAPSPEWMQMRLIKAGIRPINNVVDISNYVLIEYGQPLHMFDQDQIGSKHIEVRQAKADEEMTTLDNQERQLKENDIVITNGETPIAIAGVMGGDFSEVTEATKHVVIEGAIFDPVSIRHTSRRLNLRSEASSRFEKGIATEFVDEAVDRACYLLQTYAGGSVAQGRVSQGELGCFVTPIDISVSKVNQTIGFELSAEDIESIFVQLGFETTKNKDVLTVMVPSRRKDISIKEDLIEEIARIYGYDKIPSTLPVFDQVTHGALTDRQSKSRIIKATLEGAGLNQAINYSLVDKDRAKDFALQERETIDLLMPMSEAHSTLRQSLIPHLIDAVAYNVARKNSDVRLYELGSVFFANGEDELPDEVEYLSGILTGDYTVNHWQSKKETIDFFVAKGIVDRIAEKLDIQFEYEAGEINGLHPGRTAYVELNGEIVGFVGELHPKTEKDYDLKRTYVFELNFDKLMSVSVGYINYQAIPRFPGVSRDIALVVNRATPSAKLVNIIHEHGGNILQEAEVFDVYEGEHMAEDEKSIAIRLAYLDTEQTLTDDKVNAVHEAILEALKSEGATIR is encoded by the coding sequence ATGTTTATTTCTAAAGAATGGTTAGAGTCATATGTAGAAATTAATGAACAAGTTAATGTACTTGCAGAACGTATTACACGTACTGGAATTGAAGTTGACGATATTATTGATTATACAAAAGAGATTAAAAACCTTGTAGTAGGCTATGTACAATCCATAGCTGCACATCCAGATGCCGATAAACTTAATATATGCCAAGTTGATATTGGTGAAGCGGAGCCAGTACAAATCGTTTGTGGTGCGCCGAATGTAGATGCAGGCCAAACAGTGATCGTTGCAAGTGTTGGTGGCAGATTACCTGGTGGTGTGAAAATCAAACGTGCGAAATTACGTGGAGAACATTCTGAAGGTATGATTTGTTCATTACAAGAAGTTGGGGTGCCTAGTAATTTAGTACCGAAACAATTTGAAGATGGTATATTTGTATTTTCAACTGAAGTTAAACCGGGAACAGATGCATTAGATGCATTATATTTAAATGATCAAGTGATGGAATTTGATTTAACACCAAATAGAGCAGATGCATTAAGTATGATTGGTACAGCCTATGAGACTGCTGCACTATATAATGTTCCAATGACGAAACCTGAAACACAAAGTACAGAAACAAGTGATCAAACAAATGATGAAATTAGTGTCAACATTCAAAATGAAGATAAAGTACCATATTACAGTGCACGCGTAGTGAAAAATGTAACAATTGCACCTTCTCCAGAGTGGATGCAAATGCGTTTAATCAAAGCTGGTATTCGCCCAATTAATAATGTTGTAGATATCTCTAATTATGTATTAATTGAATACGGTCAACCGTTGCACATGTTTGATCAAGACCAAATTGGTTCCAAACATATAGAAGTGAGACAAGCTAAAGCTGATGAAGAGATGACAACTTTAGACAACCAGGAACGTCAACTAAAAGAAAATGACATTGTTATAACAAATGGAGAAACACCTATTGCGATTGCAGGTGTAATGGGCGGAGATTTTTCTGAAGTTACAGAAGCAACGAAGCACGTTGTAATAGAAGGCGCTATTTTTGATCCAGTATCCATAAGACATACATCACGTCGATTGAACTTAAGAAGTGAAGCATCTAGTCGCTTCGAAAAAGGTATTGCAACTGAATTTGTAGATGAGGCCGTTGATAGAGCTTGTTACTTATTACAAACCTATGCTGGCGGTTCAGTAGCACAAGGACGTGTTTCTCAAGGTGAACTTGGATGTTTCGTTACACCAATTGATATTTCAGTTTCAAAAGTGAATCAAACAATCGGTTTTGAACTCAGTGCTGAAGATATTGAATCTATATTTGTTCAATTAGGTTTTGAAACAACTAAAAATAAAGATGTACTCACTGTCATGGTGCCTTCACGTCGTAAAGATATTTCAATTAAGGAAGATTTAATTGAAGAAATCGCACGTATCTATGGTTATGATAAAATCCCTTCAACATTACCTGTATTTGATCAAGTAACACATGGCGCGTTAACAGATAGACAATCTAAATCAAGAATAATTAAAGCGACATTAGAAGGTGCTGGATTAAACCAAGCAATTAATTATTCACTTGTAGATAAAGACAGAGCAAAAGATTTTGCATTACAAGAACGTGAAACAATTGACTTACTCATGCCTATGAGTGAAGCTCACTCAACTTTACGTCAAAGTTTAATCCCGCATTTAATTGATGCAGTTGCTTATAATGTGGCACGTAAAAATAGCGATGTGCGATTATATGAATTAGGTAGCGTATTTTTTGCGAATGGTGAGGATGAACTTCCTGATGAAGTAGAATATTTAAGCGGTATTTTAACAGGTGATTATACAGTTAATCACTGGCAAAGTAAAAAAGAAACGATTGATTTCTTCGTTGCTAAAGGTATCGTTGATAGAATCGCTGAAAAGCTAGATATCCAATTTGAATATGAAGCTGGAGAAATAAATGGACTGCATCCAGGTAGAACAGCTTATGTGGAATTAAATGGCGAAATTGTTGGTTTCGTAGGTGAACTACATCCTAAAACTGAAAAGGACTATGACCTAAAACGCACGTATGTCTTTGAATTAAACTTTGATAAATTAATGTCAGTATCCGTTGGTTATATTAATTATCAAGCAATTCCAAGATTCCCAGGCGTATCAAGAGATATCGCATTAGTGGTTAATCGTGCAACACCATCAGCCAAATTAGTAAACATCATTCATGAACATGGTGGCAATATTTTACAAGAAGCAGAAGTTTTCGATGTCTATGAAGGTGAACATATGGCAGAAGATGAAAAATCAATCGCAATCCGTTTAGCTTATTTAGACACTGAACAAACATTAACGGATGATAAAGTGAATGCTGTACATGAAGCCATATTAGAGGCTTTAAAATCAGAGGGTGCAACGATTAGATAA
- the rpmF gene encoding 50S ribosomal protein L32 has protein sequence MAVPKRRTSKTRKNKRRTHFKISVPGMTECPNCGEYKLSHRVCKNCGSYKGEDVVSK, from the coding sequence ATGGCAGTACCAAAAAGAAGAACGTCTAAAACAAGAAAAAATAAACGTCGTACGCATTTTAAAATTTCAGTACCTGGTATGACTGAATGCCCAAATTGTGGAGAATACAAATTATCTCACCGTGTATGTAAGAACTGTGGTTCATACAAAGGCGAAGACGTTGTATCAAAATAA
- a CDS encoding YceD family protein, whose amino-acid sequence MKWSITQLRKFQDKPFEFHQTVNFDHLVKSLDLIDLSDIDVEGELTVRSSEVIADMHLTGTYTMSCARTLVPVEVPIDIKSQEIFDLEGYEQFENDEDEDEHYHDATDGMINLKDIAEELVIIEKPMRVFSKESDQMLREGNGWEVIDEEQAVEIAKDKASAESEQIDPRLQKLQQLYDEEQ is encoded by the coding sequence ATGAAATGGTCAATAACACAATTAAGAAAATTCCAAGATAAACCTTTTGAATTCCATCAAACGGTTAATTTTGATCATTTAGTAAAATCATTAGATTTAATAGATCTATCAGATATTGATGTTGAAGGTGAATTAACCGTCAGATCAAGTGAAGTCATTGCAGATATGCATTTGACTGGGACGTATACGATGTCTTGTGCACGTACTTTAGTTCCTGTTGAAGTTCCTATTGATATCAAGTCTCAAGAGATTTTTGATTTAGAAGGATATGAGCAGTTTGAAAATGATGAAGATGAAGATGAACATTACCATGATGCAACAGACGGTATGATAAATCTAAAAGATATTGCTGAAGAACTAGTTATTATTGAAAAACCAATGCGCGTTTTTTCAAAAGAAAGCGATCAGATGTTACGAGAAGGTAATGGTTGGGAAGTTATTGACGAAGAACAAGCGGTTGAAATTGCGAAAGATAAAGCATCTGCTGAATCAGAGCAAATCGATCCTAGGCTTCAAAAACTACAACAATTATATGACGAAGAGCAATAG
- a CDS encoding M23 family metallopeptidase, whose amino-acid sequence METINAQIIINKIEDHDAQWLYHHFSESFQEVSSFEELEKLLSNYNALRGENNLYRHLNINRQDEYIWFDNKMATGASVTLNKYQEIVGMSLLPIGHNHNAKHTKYSYTIPIKEPCLVYWGGDNELTNDHHRFKQQRHALDLVRVKDGYTYKGNPNECENYYSYGTSIVAPANGVVEAIVDGIPDNLPGDSNTVHPEGNYIIIKHGRNEYSMIAHIKPYSFKIEKGDMLLQGQHIAEVGNSGNTPEPHIHFQVMKDKHIQATQTLKIQFQNVTALVKGDIVTYKGDSIVVKEKHELSKLAKGIRSNITHLFKS is encoded by the coding sequence ATGGAAACAATAAATGCACAAATAATTATAAATAAAATTGAAGATCACGATGCGCAGTGGCTTTATCATCATTTTAGTGAATCATTTCAAGAAGTTTCATCTTTTGAAGAACTTGAGAAATTACTAAGTAATTATAATGCACTTAGAGGCGAAAATAATTTATATAGACATCTCAATATTAATCGACAAGATGAGTACATTTGGTTTGATAATAAAATGGCTACAGGTGCAAGTGTCACATTAAATAAGTACCAAGAGATTGTTGGAATGTCCTTATTGCCAATTGGTCATAACCATAATGCGAAACATACTAAATATAGCTATACCATTCCAATTAAAGAACCGTGCTTAGTTTATTGGGGTGGAGATAATGAATTAACGAATGACCATCATCGATTTAAACAACAACGTCATGCTTTAGATTTAGTGAGAGTTAAAGATGGTTATACATATAAAGGAAATCCAAATGAATGTGAGAATTACTATAGCTATGGAACATCAATCGTAGCGCCTGCAAATGGAGTAGTAGAGGCGATTGTAGATGGTATACCAGATAACTTACCCGGTGATAGTAATACTGTCCATCCAGAAGGTAATTATATTATTATTAAACATGGGCGTAATGAATATAGTATGATTGCACATATTAAACCATATTCTTTTAAGATTGAAAAAGGTGATATGCTATTGCAAGGACAACACATAGCAGAAGTTGGTAATTCAGGTAATACACCAGAGCCACATATACACTTTCAAGTTATGAAAGATAAGCATATTCAAGCGACACAAACATTAAAAATTCAATTTCAAAATGTTACAGCGCTTGTCAAAGGTGATATAGTAACATATAAAGGTGATAGTATTGTGGTAAAAGAAAAACACGAATTGTCTAAATTAGCAAAAGGCATACGTTCGAACATTACACACCTATTCAAAAGTTGA
- a CDS encoding CvpA family protein: protein MILDLIVLIIFLYIGMIGFRRGAWLSALHLTSTLFSLWIAQRFYHQIAQRLELFIPFPKTRAFDLNYAIQFDNIHQRFDHIIAFLIIAILTKIICYGIIVIFDNVLKFKRPNVISRVIGVIMSLISSIIISATLLYTISLYPLEIVQQQLISGEISEFLILHTPYISNYVVNI, encoded by the coding sequence ATGATTTTAGATTTGATTGTTCTAATTATTTTTCTTTATATTGGAATGATTGGCTTTAGAAGAGGTGCTTGGTTAAGTGCTTTGCATTTAACTTCTACTTTGTTTTCGTTATGGATTGCACAAAGATTTTATCATCAAATTGCTCAGCGATTAGAATTATTTATACCATTTCCCAAGACACGTGCATTTGATTTGAATTATGCCATTCAATTTGATAATATACACCAACGATTTGATCATATCATCGCATTTTTAATTATTGCGATCCTTACTAAAATCATATGTTATGGTATTATAGTGATTTTTGATAATGTGTTAAAATTTAAGCGTCCTAATGTCATAAGTCGAGTGATTGGTGTGATAATGAGTCTGATTTCTTCAATCATTATCAGTGCTACATTGCTTTACACTATTTCGTTGTATCCATTAGAAATAGTGCAACAACAGCTTATAAGTGGGGAAATCTCAGAATTTTTAATATTACATACCCCCTATATATCCAACTATGTTGTGAATATATAG
- a CDS encoding TrmH family RNA methyltransferase — MEIITSAQNNKIKNANKLKKKRERDKTGLALIEGYHLIEEAYKSKIKIQQLYVVDADRIHDDMISYAEEVFEINLKVAEVLSGTVTPQGFFAVIEKPIYESNNAKQVLLIDCIQDPGNLGTLIRTADAAGLDLIVLEKGTADPYQDKVMRASQGSVFHIPILTTELSGFIADFEGDVYGTALEDAVVYNQIPSQETFALLLGNEGEGVNDKLLSQTTQNLTIPIYGKAESLNVAIAGSIVMYHLKG; from the coding sequence ATGGAAATAATAACTTCAGCACAAAATAATAAAATAAAAAATGCAAATAAATTAAAGAAAAAACGTGAGCGAGATAAGACCGGTCTTGCACTTATAGAAGGCTATCATCTTATAGAAGAAGCTTATAAAAGTAAAATCAAGATTCAACAACTCTATGTTGTTGATGCGGATAGAATACATGATGATATGATAAGTTATGCAGAAGAAGTATTTGAAATTAATTTAAAAGTTGCAGAAGTATTATCGGGAACTGTTACACCGCAAGGATTCTTTGCTGTTATTGAGAAACCTATCTACGAAAGTAATAATGCGAAGCAAGTGTTATTAATAGATTGTATTCAGGATCCAGGTAACTTAGGTACGTTAATCCGTACAGCTGATGCTGCAGGTTTAGATTTAATCGTGTTAGAAAAAGGAACTGCAGATCCGTATCAAGATAAAGTAATGCGTGCAAGTCAAGGTAGTGTATTTCACATACCTATTTTAACGACAGAGTTAAGTGGTTTTATTGCTGATTTTGAGGGCGATGTTTATGGGACTGCGTTAGAAGATGCAGTTGTATATAATCAAATACCTAGTCAAGAGACATTTGCTTTACTTTTAGGTAATGAAGGTGAAGGCGTTAATGACAAATTACTCAGTCAAACAACGCAAAATCTAACAATTCCAATTTATGGTAAAGCAGAAAGTTTAAATGTTGCAATAGCAGGTAGTATTGTGATGTATCATTTGAAAGGTTGA